In the Nitrospinota bacterium genome, TTTATGAGGTTGAGAAATACCTGCTTCAACTGGTCTTCATCAGCCTGAATGGGAGGCAGGCTGGGATCATAAATTTGTTCAAACCGACCCTTTTTGCGCGTAAGGGTGTCTTTTTCCAGCAACAGGATTTCTTCCAAAACTTTATGGATATTGGTGCTCTTCATTTTCAGGTCCAGGGGCTTGGTCAGGTCCATCATTCTCTTGACCATCCTGTTTATCCGGTCCACTTCTGAAACCACAATATCCAGATATTCCTGGTGCGCTTTATTTTTGATTTCCTGCCGAAGTAGCTGAGCTGACCCGCGAATTCCTCCTAATGGATTTCGTATTTCGTGGGCCATGCCCATTGCCAGCTTTCCCATATTATTAAGGTGGTCTGAGGGCCTTTGTCTTTCCTCAAGTTCCCGAATCAGGGTCATATTTTTGATAAGTACGACCACACCTTGAATGGAGTCATCAGACTCCATATAAGGTGACAAGGTTAAATTAGCCGGAAATCGAGAGGAGGGGACATTGCGCATTCCCTCTGCTTCTACATCGTGATAACAGGCACCCGTTACCAGAACTTTGCGGACTTTATCGATGAGCTGAGGCTGGCGGGGAAATAACTCTTCAAGACTGCGATTGAGGAACGATTCGCGCGACCGATGGAACATGTCCTCAGCCGCCAGGTTGCTTTCCTGAATGACCATTGAAGGGGAAACGAGCAAAACCCCTTCCAGAATGGAATAAAAAATATTTTGGTGGAGGTGATCAGTCATGATGCAAGTTCCAATTTATTTGGAACCTTTTGCCTTTTTGGATTTCCCTCCTGAATATGGATTTTTTTGCGAGGGTTTCTTAGCCGGAGTTGCAGGTTCAGGTGATTTGGTGGCAGTGGTTTCCGCAGCGGGTGCCGGTGTAGATGCTGGTGCAGGTGCATCTGAGCCGGCATTACTTTGTTTACTTTCTTTTTCCCATCCCTTCTTGCGAGCTTCAGAAGGGTATTCGGACGTGTACCATCCTGAACCTTTAAGAATAAATCCGGAAGCGGAAACCAGACGATGGACTTTTCCATTGTCCTTGTCGTCACAACCCAGCCCGTTACAGGTCGTTAAGGGTTTCGCGGAGATGCCCTGCATGGCTTCAAAGATGGCTCCGCATTTGTCACATTCGTATTCGTAAATCGGCATAACTCAAAATCTCCAACATTTTCAGTGCTATGTTTTCATAAATATGATTTAAAAACTGAAATAGCAAGGCACATCCGCGATTTTATTATCAGACCCTGGTGAGCCATTTCTCGAATTTGGGGTGATCGCCGCGAACCACTTCAAAAAATGTCTTCTGGATACGGTCTGTAACCGGGCCTTTTTTGCCAGTCCCAATGACGCGGTTGTCGACCTCCCGAACCGGTGTGACTTCAGCGGCGGTTCCAGTCAGAAAAATCTCCTCGGCGATATACAGTTCATCACGAGTGATGGTTCTTTCTTCCAGGGCAATCCCCAACTCGGCACAAATTTCGATCACGGCATTGCGGGTGATCCCGTCCAGATTAGAACTCGATAAACCCGGGGTATGCAATTTTCCCTTGGCATATATGAATATATTCTCTCCAGAACCTTCTGAGACGTAACCTGAAGGGTCTAAAAGGATGGCTTCATCGTAACCATCTCTAACAGCCTCAGCCTTGGCCAGAATTGAGTTAATGTAATAGCCACAGGCTTTGGCTTTAGTCATGGTG is a window encoding:
- a CDS encoding PAS domain-containing protein — translated: MTDHLHQNIFYSILEGVLLVSPSMVIQESNLAAEDMFHRSRESFLNRSLEELFPRQPQLIDKVRKVLVTGACYHDVEAEGMRNVPSSRFPANLTLSPYMESDDSIQGVVVLIKNMTLIRELEERQRPSDHLNNMGKLAMGMAHEIRNPLGGIRGSAQLLRQEIKNKAHQEYLDIVVSEVDRINRMVKRMMDLTKPLDLKMKSTNIHKVLEEILLLEKDTLTRKKGRFEQIYDPSLPPIQADEDQLKQVFLNLIKNAIEASRKGGRIQIITRISSGYSVKSASSAVAKQNIVVEIIDSGEGMDEETQKKLFTPFHTTKTKGSGLGLPISLKIVKDHNGLIKVTSEKGLGTTVQVFLPIAQR
- a CDS encoding zinc ribbon domain-containing protein; the encoded protein is MPIYEYECDKCGAIFEAMQGISAKPLTTCNGLGCDDKDNGKVHRLVSASGFILKGSGWYTSEYPSEARKKGWEKESKQSNAGSDAPAPASTPAPAAETTATKSPEPATPAKKPSQKNPYSGGKSKKAKGSK
- a CDS encoding branched-chain amino acid transaminase, with product MEKSEKIWLDGKMVPWHEANVHVLTHTLHYGFGVFEGIRCYNSKDNGSSVFRLQEHIDRLFQSAVILGIEVPFSNKEIIQATLDVVRQNKLDECYIRPIIFLGDNKMGLNPKGVDVRCAVAAWPWGTYLGEDGLDTGIRVRMSSFTRHHVNVTMTKAKACGYYINSILAKAEAVRDGYDEAILLDPSGYVSEGSGENIFIYAKGKLHTPGLSSSNLDGITRNAVIEICAELGIALEERTITRDELYIAEEIFLTGTAAEVTPVREVDNRVIGTGKKGPVTDRIQKTFFEVVRGDHPKFEKWLTRV